CTTCGCATGTGCTAACGAGAAACGTTGACTTGGTTGTAATATTTCGTGATTCATAAATTGAAAGGGGAGGATGTTTGAAACagtaaacagaagaaaaatgtgaccaaaacaagaaaaacaatcaaaaaattTAACAGCTTACAGTTTCAAACGATATTTGTGCTGTTTTGCtgttgctctttctctctttctcttttttttccgttcctttttccaaaataagacctattttttgttttgttttgatgagccgtaagaaatgtttttgtttaaatttgagCTTCAGTGGGACTATTATAATCGTCGGTAGgtttttgaaagagaaaatttgTAATCGTGTCTTGTATCATaccatttcttaaattttaattttaattttaatattttcattgaaTGTTCATCTACCAATATGACTTAAAACTTCTGAAATCCCTGAGTCAGTTATAATAACAGTAGATTAAAAATCAAAGTTCAATCTTGACTAtgactctatatatatatatgcttatatACGACAATCTAAACTGTGATGATCTATAGATAATGATATATTGAATTTGTGTTCATTATCAATGTAAGACACACGGAGATATAGACCTCAATTTACACCTAAAATTCAATTTATCTGATTTTAGGAATCGAGTCCATTTTATAAACAGTCACTACATATTTTATGTAAGATATTTATATCACagtataaaattattatcatttttattagcaCATAGACTAATATGAGTACAAGCTTCATGAGGACCCATGGTACAAAGACCTTGCTAGAGAATTCATGGAGTGACTTCGGTCCAGGCGACTCATCCGTCAACTGTTGTCAGCATAGCTGATGTAGTTTTGTCCTTCGTCAACTAACAGAGCTGGAATAAAAATAGTTCCAACAATAAAATTGCAACTATTTCTATATTTAGAATAGGGTgtattaggattttttttttaaactaaggGAAGTCACTCGCAGGCTATGACGTCAACCTTAAAGGACTCACGTGGTTTCATCGTAGACCCTtctccagttttgttttcaactcCGATCTGTTTTCAACTGGTCTGGTGAGAAAGGCGTCTGGGACAGTCGGCAGCGCTTGTGACCTTTACCCCGAATACTTCCCTGGCTAGAGAGTGCAAACACTGACCACGTGTAGGAGTCATTGTCGGGTGTCCTGGGTCTTGGGTCGAAACCAGTCTTTCCCATCATGAGTAAAAGTTTCCTGATTAACACTTTATGTGACCAGGTGTTGTCGCCTCGTCGGGCGTCCTGTGGAAGGAGCAGCGGAAGGTGTCGCTGGAGATTCTGCGCGAGATGGGGATGGGCAAGAATTTACTGGCCGAGAAGATCCAGAAGGAGGTCGCAGAATATGTCCAGGCCGTCGCCGCTCATCGGGGAAATCCCTTCGATCCGAAGGACCTGACACACGTCAGCGTGTCCAACAACATCTGCTCCGTCGTCTTCGGGACACGGTATGAGTACGACGACCCGACTTTCCTCAAGTACATAGCCACTAACGACGAAAACTTCAAACTTGTGTACAGTAAGTGTACAAGCAGTGTGGGTATGTGTATTTTCATAAATGCGGAtatgtgtgttcttgtgtgttgtgtgtgatttttttttctttatgtgtatttttttgtgtgcatgttgggtgtgtgtgtttgtttttcgtgTATatgggagtgtgtgtgagtgtgtggatgtgtgtatggCAGAGCTGCGTgggtcatcatcttcattatgATCAAATGACCATTCTTCGTCTTACTCCGTAGCCGTCCTCTTGCATCTTCTTTATCCTTCTTCTGTAATATAATTGcgtttttttatgttatatttttttaattttaccgAGCATGGCAATTTTAAAACGGCAGAAAACAAGTCCTTTTAAGCATCTTCAAAACATACATGGATGGATTCGTGTTGCTTTCATGTTAACTGTTTAAGCACATTCTTTATAATTATCCAatttacagtgatacctcggttctcgaacgcctcgactttcgaccaaatcggtattcgaccaggaaattcgagaaaattttgtcttggaatccgaacaaatatttggaactcgaacatccgaacgtccgagatgagccgagttgagccgaacgGCGTTCATTCGGTCCAgtgcgccttgcttgcgtcatcagtgtgagtgcagagagagagagtgacgttttttgtggagagagtcatgaaatgtgtgcaaaatgggcagaaaatgcaaattttgttgaacacatcaccctgataaagtggtagcaaatagagcagttaacattttcactgacaatgttatgtccacttttccgcaaaattttgcaaaggagaaaaaaacagcaaacaattgacaaattctttctccgtaaagaaatcagaagcaactgcagagcaagattctgattctcctcagcaaaagatacagagaacagaaacacccgaagagcagttaccctctgtttttattgaagaggactccccttcaaaacaataaccatccccccttccctcctccctccacattcattccctcctgccataaagtttggtacaggtacagtaaatgaaacacaatttactgtactgtacagtacatttcattattttttttgtttgttttaataaatacacttttatttcttatttcttgtttgagactcatgtttttctacatattatatacaaattaggccagtaaataggcattttctggggcttggaacgaattaatccagtttccattatttcctatgggtttcattgcttcggttctcgaacaatttggttctcgaccatcctcccggaacgaattatgttcgagaaccgaggtatcactgtatatttgACTGATATTGTGCAACCGTAATCATTGTATCTTAGTATTGCCGTATAAAAATGGCACAACACTGAAttgataaatgtatttaaagcaaCCAGTAAACAATGTTGTAGCTGTTTATAAAGACATAattgcttcattttctttttccagaagCTTCAGCCCTGGACTTTGTGCCCTTGCTAAAGTACTTACCTTTCgacattttcaacacaaaaattatcttaaaaaaCTCAAATTATTTACAAGGCACGTTTATAAGGCCGCATCTGGAAAGTCACGTGAGCAACTTCCCCAGAGGCTGTGATCAAGTCAGCGACTTCATTGAAGGCTACTTGCGGGAGATGAACAGGGTCAACGGCAGGTCAACCACACTGGATGGTATGTGTACTGACCTTTATGTCAATATACATGTGAAGACACTTATACACATCAGTACACATACATCACAGTAGTACGGGGCAAGTGGAGACTTCTCTCATCAGGAAAAGATCAACTTTTTAAGGACTCATCGACTAAGGAAGGGAACCAATCGTTTAAGAGGTGGATTTTTCTTAGGAAGTAAAGGGGTGGATACCCTTGTCAGGGGCAGATCATCGGacgtaagttttttttaacagaatgcGAGGGTCGGAGGACAAAAGAGAGACAATGTGAAAGTAACCTCCCTTTATGACACGTGTCCCTTGTACATTTTTGTGCAGAGGAAAACCTCGCAATGGTAATGACCGATCTCTTCATCGGCGGGACCGAGACTACAGCCAATTCCATCCTCTGGGCTCTCGTCTACTTTCTACACAACCCAAAGGTGCAGGAAAAGTGCTTCCAGGAGATACAGCGAGTCGTCGGTACTGAGCGAGCTCCGACCATCCGTGACAGACCGGAACTGACGTACGTGGAGGCCACCATCATGGAGGTCTTGAGGCTCGCCGACATCACGTCGCTTGGTGTCCCTCATGGACTAGAGCAGGATGTCGAGTTCATGGGCTACAAGCTGCCCAAGGGAACAGTAATCATCCCCAATCTAGAGTCGGTCCTTCATGACCCAGACATCTGGGATGAGCCACTTGCCTTTCGACCCGAGAGATTTCTCGACACAAGTGGTAAAATCATCAAGCGTAAAGAGTACATTCCTTTCGGTTTGGGTAAGTAATGTCTTGCTCGTGGATTTTAATGCTTCTTGTAAACGAACGCACGCACCTAAATGTCTGTCAAGTAAAAGAGAAAGCATGCAAACACTCCAAAGATTTTTGCGCGTAACAGTCCGaatttcttctccttcttccccattcctttgtttttctgtcacaCCTTGATGCAGGCAGTGTGCTTGAAGCATTAGAAGaaatgtctctgtctctctgtgtgccTCTCAGTctatgaaaaaatttaaataaaaacacagaaatattaTTACATCAGCTGTCAACTAAGTTTGATGTGATGTCGACTGGATTATTAACAAAGTCCTTGGATTCTCTGTGATTAGGACGGCCGAATGTGTCTGGGTAAGGACATGGCTCGGACGGAGCTCTTCCTGTACCTCACCGCCATGATTCAACGCTTCCGCTTCCTGCCACCGGAAACTGGAGAGCTTCCATCTTTGAAAGGAATCTTTGGAGTAACTACCAGTCCCGACTCTTACAAAGTTCGTGCGGTGTCAAGAGACTAACTTGCATGAGAGGTGAAGAGGAGAAAGCGTGGCCATCTTGCTGATATATTACAATTTTTACTAGAAAAGCTGTCACCATTGACGGTGTAGTAATAGTCTCCTGAAATCAAAAACTTTACTTTTCGCTGTTTACACACAcctttatagatatatacacgCACATGCACGTTTTTTAAAAAGCGTTTTTATTCTGAAGGTTTTCAATTTTAGCTATGCTAGCTATTTTGtctttacaaacatgtttttaccTGATATGTTGTTGGTTTTATCATGAATTAAACTGTGTACAGTGTTGCCGCCCTATGCTcatcgaggagtaacaaggaacaAACTGAACTAAAATACAAGCTAGgaaatgcacacaaaatgtcaaagaaatgTTGCAAAATGTTGGGAACTGAAGATGTGTGAGTCCGAACCAATGATGGTGCACTGTTGGTCTTTAACTCGGATGTTGTCAGGGGCAACGTGTTCTTCTCCAACGATTTCGATTTCGATCTCTTTATTTTGCGGATGGGGATATTTGTTGGAGAAGATTTCGAAAACAGAAGTGGGAGTATTGCAATGGGGTATTTATAGGAGTATATCTAGAAAACAGAAGGGTGTGTAATAACTAAACTCCGTGTATACAACACATACAGAGGATGGTTGTATAAGGTAAGTGTatcagtgtacagtgtacagccTAAGGTCTGTGTTGCTGGCCTCTTTCTTCGTCTGGTTTCTATGTTCGTCATTCCATcgaatttttgtcttttttggtTATGgcttaacaaattttgtttccagCTTCTGTAGTCGGTAATTTCAGCTAATATATGAACCGATGAGtgtatttactgttttctgcttttagatatgtgtgtgtgtgtgcgtgtgtgtgtgcagtttattttttgtaggGAATTCAGAATACAAAGACATGGCAGACATTTTCCCACCACTGCAGTGATGTAGGAAACAggcgggggaggggagaaagagggcagCATCCTCTTCACAAAAGATACTAAGGGGACGAGAATGTgaatgttgttcactgtcaacatagagtttgccacacacacacctccccctCCAAAACAGAGCCTGTTACCACTGAAGGCGGACACAAAGCACATTAACACCTACATGTAAAGGAAGgtgcacgcaaacacacacaccttcaaaAGACATTGACTGTACATTACGATCAGTTACACGGATACACACAGAGATTGGAGAAAACCGGAGTACCCACCGACGGAGCGCTGTTTGCGACAAGCATGGGTTAGTCTATTGAACAGTCACggatgaacagaaaaagtttaGAATAAGGCCGCACTCCGGCTCCCTAATGACGCATACTGTTATGAATTCTGTTTTCttatattgaaatatttgttatggTCTACTTTGAGTTGACAACAACACGCGCTGCTGgcttttaaaacacattttcaatcTTGTCTTTTGTTGACGTCTAGCGCGcggatgcgtgtgtgtgtgtttacaaataCATCCCTACATGCCAAAAACATTCTACACCATAATCATAAAAGTACTTTAATAAGTATAAGTGACGAACAAGCTGGGTACTTTACTAAAGCGACACCTGTGAAGTTCTTTCGAGTACAATGACTTGATCTTCTATGTATTCTAAATCACAATCCTCTTCAGAAACAAGGAGGAACATTTTTGTATGTCTCACCCCGCtactccctctctcactctgtccTTCAAGtctcttcttccttcattaATTCCAAGTTAGTACCTCACTGCCTGTGTCAATTGTATCATTATCTCTATCTGGTAGAAATTTAAGCTATCATTTGTTAACGACTCATATAGCCTTAATTTTGCCTGTACCTCTGTGGTCAATATGGTAACTTAGAGTAGGACGCGGCGGAAGGGAGGGAAATATTAGTCGCCGGTCCACCCTGCCACCTGTAGGCGGGGATAGGGGTCAAGAGGGGTCTTCATCTTGCCGTGTAGCTATTTGTGTTGTATGCGTGCATAAAATccaaattttataaataatccTTTACAATGCCCAACTCCTTTATATCttgataaaactgaaaaatagaagaaattttatttattttaaagtctacCTGTTGTtagaacacacacataaaatttaGATGGAGAAAACGTTGGAAGATAAGCTCGTTGATATAgcaaatgacacaaataaaatctATATGCACCATTTATAAACTTCCCCAGTGCACTCTCCTTTACTTTCCCAACCTCTTTGATATAGGCGCTGATAAAATCGTCAACAGAATCCTCGTTGTACTCTTCGACGTGGCGGTCGATGAAAGGTTTGACCAGTGTGTTCAGGACCGTGGAGACGTCCTCGTACAATTTTCTGCATCCCGAGAGGATCCCCTGGCACAAATCGTAAAACTGGGAATATTCTTCGCTAGAGACATTGACCCTCCTTCTTTGAGGATTTCGTCGACAGCTTGAACGATATCTCTTGAAAAAGGGATCCTCGTACTCAAAGCGTTTGCCAAAGACAATGGAGCAGATGTTGTTAGAGACGGTGACCTGGGTCATTCGGGTCAGGTCCAGGggttgacctttcttttctgcaagAGCCTTGACGCACTCTTGGACTTCTTCTTGAATCTTTTCAGCCAGGATATTCGCTACCATAGCCAAACTCTCGCAAAATCTCCAAGGTTGTCTTTCTCTGAGCTTTCCAGAGAGGACCAGAACTGTCGATAACACCTGTATTAGAACATTcaatcctttaaaaataataacagtttttcCATAGATTTCTCTATCGATAAGAACTCAGTTTCTCTTTAGCCATCCCTCAAAACAAAAGGGAACTAAATTACCCAAAAGGAGAGATACTGAAGCCAGTCAACAAAGGtgttgacacttttttttcattcattactTTCAGATGTAGTATCTATATTTATTAAAGACATTATTCTTGAGGATATTGAAATTATTTGAATAGCTAATTTAATTACTAGAAAGGAGAAGTAGAGAAGGTAAGAAAACCTCATAGATAGCGTGCATAGGCAGCGAAGGATCAAGAACAAGCGAAGAGACAAGGATGATTGCATACAAACAATTTACAATTGACAAATACCTTCACTTTTAAGACTTTTTAAGAGGCGGGAACTGGTCCCTGGTCTGCTCGGAGGCGTTCGGCAATGTGAATCGCTTTTCTTCATGCCGTGTATGCCGTTGAGCAGACACCACCAGCTTGCTTGTTGATGAACTGGTCACCGTAATCCTCGAACAGCTTCCGCTGACGACGTTAAACAGACGAATGCAGATACCCAGCATCAGGAAGAGCAAATCACGGGTCTCCTGGAGGTATCTGCTGGTCGTCGTGTTACAACCACCACAGTGAGACCAACGCAAACCACCAGAAGAAAcggttgtcgtctgctttacaTGGTCCGTTCATCTTGCCGACTTAATCTAagtacaatataaataataagttAGAGAGTCagtcaaacatttctttacaaCTATTGTGTAAAACCTTCACGCTATTGAGCGACTAACGATGAATGAATGGAAACCTGACCCCCGTTCGTAAAAATTCTATCTTGGACGTTTGTCACAAGAGTTAAACAAGAAAGGAGACTGGTTGCACAGCCTGACAATACACAGAGTCTGGAAACTCTCAGCTTCTTCAGCAGCACTAGAAGAAGAGCCGGTCTAACACCTTCAAGGTGACACCAGTCTTGTTTTTCTGCAAATGGTGTGTCCTGTTTACTCCTGCTGACTGCGCACGTTGTTTATGGACGTATGACTGTCCAATGGGAATTTTATTTGATGCGCATGACTGGCTAGCATAATAAGTAGCTGGGAGTGGATCAAGCTTGGATATTTTCATGTCCTTATAAAGCTTTTGGCgcattaattaattttgtcaAGATCAGcatactaaataaatatttttatattcaaaagGGATGGAGGTTCAAATCCATTTACTTCAAACGAGGCTATATGCATGGTTTAATGTTCTCAATTATTGTGTGATATAGATCATTCTATCAATCAAAGACTCCATCTTATACTGTTTACAGtacctacatcccttcataccttcatccattgctttacattctactcttgtacctcatatgttatgttgttcagtgtgtctatacgtacctcactgtccactggctgttatcttttattatcCATtgttggtctgcgcagagagtgcgatctgtcTTGGTAGTGATGCAGAATCCTCATAAAAAGCATGAGGACAAAAGGGAGTTCATTCAGGTACGTTCTTTGGTCTTCAATAAGGGGAGAGTTTTCTCCCTTGCATCGCTGCCGGTCCAGGGAAAGACGAGAGCAGTGAGATGAAAGTTGTTGAATGCATATATTATACCGGCTTCCAAAATTCTATTTGCCCAAGGCCTCGCATCCTGCTATAGCCACTTCTCTGCATAGGGGCTACaaagctctttatttttttttatttccccaaccccaaaaacacacacataaaccatacatgtattattttaaattaattttgcttGAACATAAAGGTAAAGTATAACTGTTTCAGCCGACAGATCCACTTATGCAGTCCAGCAAGTGCCTTCAATGCATAGTATTGATGTTCAATTGGATCCTACACATTCATAGCTAACAAGGGGGATCACCATGTGTTACTGAAATGTCTCTTTCTTCATGTGAAGTTATGtcccctgaaaaaaaattggtttccACTCTGTCATAGGAATATATAGCACTGGCATCCAAGGCTGTAGGTATGCGGACCTGCAGGTTGGATAATTGTGTGATGCAGTGTGCTTCTCTCCAAATGACCCAGCTGTTGTTTACCAAGGGTTGGGGAGATGGGTAATGCCCTCACAAAAGAGCTTGCCTCAAGAAAGAAGCAGTCTCACGCAACTCAGTCTGTAATGACCAAAAGGATAAGGGACTTATTTCATCTATTTTAATAC
The sequence above is a segment of the Pomacea canaliculata isolate SZHN2017 linkage group LG6, ASM307304v1, whole genome shotgun sequence genome. Coding sequences within it:
- the LOC112566644 gene encoding cytochrome P450 2U1-like — translated: MNKFVAMDKGTKLLLGGVVALSTVWWWLTRRSEDLPPGPGPALPLIGHLHLMRKDPRQKFAEWRRRYGDVFSLYVGNRLVVVLNGYNVIKDALVKHADVFTDRPHFYFTDYIAKGKGVVASSGVLWKEQRKVSLEILREMGMGKNLLAEKIQKEVAEYVQAVAAHRGNPFDPKDLTHVSVSNNICSVVFGTRYEYDDPTFLKYIATNDENFKLVYKASALDFVPLLKYLPFDIFNTKIILKNSNYLQGTFIRPHLESHVSNFPRGCDQVSDFIEGYLREMNRVNGRSTTLDEENLAMVMTDLFIGGTETTANSILWALVYFLHNPKVQEKCFQEIQRVVGTERAPTIRDRPELTYVEATIMEVLRLADITSLGVPHGLEQDVEFMGYKLPKGTVIIPNLESVLHDPDIWDEPLAFRPERFLDTSGKIIKRKEYIPFGLGRPNVSG
- the LOC112566987 gene encoding cytochrome P450 2J2-like — protein: MVANILAEKIQEEVQECVKALAEKKGQPLDLTRMTQVTVSNNICSIVFGKRFEYEDPFFKRYRSSCRRNPQRRRVNVSSEEYSQFYDLCQGILSGCRKLYEDVSTVLNTLVKPFIDRHVEEYNEDSVDDFISAYIKEVGKNVFGM